In Deltaproteobacteria bacterium, a genomic segment contains:
- a CDS encoding glycine betaine ABC transporter substrate-binding protein gives MPLFLILHGCSAQDTSEDKLKIGSKTFTESVILGELISQLARSEGASVEYRKELGGTRVLWNALLEGNIDVYPEYTGTITEEILSGKNISDTRGLKAELALHNIEMSRPLGFNNTYALGMKKALADKLGITKISDLRGFPGLRFGFSNEFMDRGDGWPSLQRSYSLPHENVTGLDHDLAYRGLENGGIDVIDLYATDAEIKYYGILVLEDDLKHFTDYNAVILYRKEIEDTHPEALKAILSLENLIPEAAMSGMNASVKIEGIPESRAASDFLNETISLKTDPAQDSFLARLYRNTVEHLFLVAVSLGAAIILSIPLGILAFKNQRVGHAVLGLVGIIQTLPSLALLVFMIPFFGIGTVPAIVALFLYSLLPIVRNTYSGLQDIPSDVRESAEALGLPPLARLRLIEMPLASRSILSGIKTSAVINVGTATLGALIGAGGYGQPILTGIRLDNMGLILEGAIPAAVLALLVQGLFDLSEFFFVPKGLRLKN, from the coding sequence ATCCCCTTATTTCTCATCCTGCACGGCTGTTCCGCTCAGGACACGTCCGAAGATAAATTAAAAATCGGCTCCAAAACATTTACCGAGTCCGTAATACTGGGCGAGCTCATCTCCCAGCTCGCAAGAAGCGAAGGGGCAAGCGTCGAATACAGAAAGGAACTGGGAGGTACGAGAGTCCTGTGGAACGCGCTTCTAGAAGGAAACATAGATGTCTATCCCGAGTACACGGGCACCATTACGGAGGAGATACTATCGGGAAAAAATATTTCAGATACGAGAGGGTTAAAAGCCGAGCTGGCTCTCCATAATATCGAGATGAGCCGGCCGCTCGGTTTCAATAACACATACGCGCTGGGTATGAAAAAAGCGCTTGCGGATAAGCTTGGAATAACGAAGATTTCCGACCTCAGAGGATTTCCCGGTCTCAGGTTCGGATTCTCAAATGAGTTTATGGACCGTGGAGACGGCTGGCCGAGCCTCCAAAGGAGCTACAGCCTTCCTCACGAAAACGTAACGGGACTCGATCACGATCTCGCCTACAGGGGGCTTGAGAACGGGGGCATCGACGTAATCGATTTATACGCAACGGATGCCGAGATAAAATATTACGGCATCCTGGTTCTGGAGGACGACCTCAAGCACTTCACCGATTATAACGCGGTTATTCTCTACCGGAAAGAAATTGAGGACACTCATCCGGAGGCGCTTAAAGCGATATTGAGCCTTGAGAATCTCATACCGGAAGCGGCGATGTCGGGGATGAACGCTTCTGTCAAAATAGAAGGAATTCCCGAAAGCCGGGCTGCCTCAGACTTTCTCAATGAAACGATATCCCTTAAAACCGACCCGGCTCAAGACAGTTTTCTGGCCAGGCTCTACCGAAACACAGTGGAGCATCTGTTCCTTGTGGCCGTTTCTCTGGGCGCAGCCATTATTCTTTCGATTCCCCTCGGAATCCTGGCCTTTAAAAATCAAAGAGTCGGGCACGCCGTCCTGGGACTGGTGGGTATTATACAAACCCTCCCGTCGCTCGCGCTTCTCGTGTTTATGATCCCCTTCTTCGGAATAGGAACCGTGCCTGCAATCGTCGCTCTTTTCCTCTACAGCCTGCTACCCATCGTCAGAAACACCTATTCGGGCCTTCAGGATATTCCGTCCGATGTAAGGGAATCGGCGGAGGCGCTCGGACTGCCCCCTTTGGCGCGCCTGAGACTGATCGAAATGCCGCTTGCCTCAAGGTCGATTCTCTCGGGAATCAAGACATCGGCTGTTATCAACGTGGGAACCGCCACCCTCGGAGCGCTTATAGGCGCGGGCGGATACGGTCAGCCTATCCTGACGGGCATAAGGCTCGACAATATGGGGCTGATTCTGGAGGGCGCAATACCTGCCGCTGTCCTTGCGCTTTTAGTGCAGGGTCTATTCGATCTGTCGGAATTCTTTTTCGTTCCGAAGGGTCTGAGACTCAAAAACTAG